DNA sequence from the Nicotiana tomentosiformis chromosome 3, ASM39032v3, whole genome shotgun sequence genome:
AAAAATCCGGAACAGAatacatcatcgggaccggggactgtgcagccagccccgtagaaataagttgtacaagatagccacaagtcatggcaatttctttatagccacaagtcatggcaatctcttttctgcatagcaaaaatgcttatgtacttttgaaaatagaaggaattaaatgaaatgaaatccttttgtttttatcttgtttcttgtttgaacgatgagttaattttaccatttgaaagttaaacaagtacttcaaatgatTGTGCCGTAATaaataggagacgtcctcttcaagagcatcataaacataagagggccctatCTTATAAataccctcacgttaaagggttggttccggaaggaTCAATGCCCGAAATCCATAATggatcggggaaaaatacacccgaagctgTATACGAAAAAGATGCAAAAATAatcttgcgcaaatacttattgaaaccctcatgtaaaagggataattcttggaaccaaaatgcttcgaagaaaaAGCATCCGAGGTTACACATGATAAAGCGCGAATAGAACAACATGCGCAAAATACGTAAGCAAGTATgaaagttaaagacttgcatgaatattcaaaacgaaaataagactcaaacgatacttgagcaaaaaatatgtttttatttacaaGGGCGCGTAAGAATGATGAAGGTACAAAATAGAAAAAGATAGAAAACGCTAAGCTGCATCGTCTCCGgaatcaggaggaagagaagtatctgcATCCCCGAGAGTTGGTTCCActgatggctcaacattttcccCAGCTTGGTCTTCAGTATCATCACCTTACGATCCCTCTTCAGTTTTTGAAAACTCGAAACCGGAATAAGAAAAACCTGAAGCGTCAGACTGCGCCGGGAGTCCAtttttttgcagccaactcaagctctcgggccttagcaatttcggcatcaatgtCAATGATACCAGTCTTGGTCTCTTCCaaagtttttctcctcatgctatacatggattaagttttttcaacaatgagggaagccactcagcgcttgagttcttctttgagtcgAGTAATTTCGGCGGAAAGGTTTTTCCGGGCGGACCTAACAGATTTGAGACTGACATCGAGCTCACAGACAGTTGAACTATAGAGCCTATTATGAttgatagttttcctgtactacTCTTCCAACTGGGCATGTTTCTCCACCACACcagcaagctcttcacttttggagtttaATGCTGCTTCCaaattaatcactctttcagcggagacAGCCTCGCGCTCGGTCGTAGCAAGAATGGCGTCCTAGACTTCAGCCCATTtagccttggcttcatcaaataTAACCATCAACGGGCCAACTTCTTGGCTGAGGGTtatcacttcttgctcgctttgctgcaaacgagcttCCAAAATGTTGGCCTTGGCGGCTCTGGTTTCTAGTTCTGAGAGACGGAGAATGGTTTGGTCCCGTTCTAACAAAAGTtgatcccgttcagaagtaagtcCTTCCTTCTCctgaatcaacctttgaaggccttcagaagcaagaaagttggcctgcAAAACAAGAAGAGGTAAAACTCAAACACATTCAAAAGTAAGGGAAATAACAGAGGAAGAAAGAAACGTACCGCTGCAgcgttatgcatagcattgtttAACAGACACTTTCCCGAGAGTGTCTAAATCTTTTCCGAatccttctctgaagccaaaggcttcagatagttagcaagctctACCGGCCTCGAAATTAAGTTACACCCGGTGGATACCGAAAGGGTAACTCCCCATCCTTTGtagatcttcagaaggggcaacaTAATTTTGCCCTAACTTTTCATGAACTGGGGATTTTGGAGGAGAgataccttcttcatggtcaggtgcggccgaGGGAGATGATGTTGCTGGTGGAaaagtggatgaagatggaagtgatgtagcagttgctggtgttggagAAAGTGGATGAAGCTGATGGGGTAGAAGAATGAGAAACAGATGCGTAAAAAGCAGCACTGGATGTTGGGTGCTCGCCAACCGAAGATGACAAGGACCCGGTACTCTGCCTCACTGTACCGGGCACAATAATTGGGGCTCGAGAACGGGAGTTGACATTATCTACTaaatcaaattctccccaaagtgccgagacatcaTCCTCGGTTGGTATGACTgtctcaacaggttgagcatcctgttgagatgataagGATCGTCGCCTTCTATGTGAAGAAGCTCTCTCATCACTAGCTTCATCATCATCatagtgtctatgaccggcccggaaggaggaccaATCATCATCTCTActggagatgactcgggggcagcaacctttgccctcttattcttttccccgatCGCAGAAGATCATCTTctctttggttgcttgttctctgacTGGGGATTCCGTGAAGAAACATTTGCGCCTGAAGCAGGCTCGGAGACTCTTATTCGAGTATGTGCCTCCTGAAGAAGCCTCGCCGCATCAGCAGGGCCATCCAAAACATCCTACTCGGGTACATCAACTGAGCCCGCAAGTAGACCTAATATCATGAACAAGTCAGAAGAATTAAACCAAGTTCTTCGTATACAATGAATGGAAACAAGGTACTTTAAAGTTACCATGaattttggccttccacccgtatttaagggacatctctttccacaaacgagtttcgggcgttgtgatgtccaagatcttctgaacccaccggaCCAAGCCTTCTATCACcagtgggatccatcgagttgctgtAATAAACGAAGGTTGAAGGATCCATATGAACATGAAAGAATATTTAGTAGGAAAACATTTATTAAAGGGAACTTACGAGAGCGGTTCCAAGCAACTGGAAAAGATGAAGTCGTTGTTGGAATAATGTCactggtggcaactgcaacgaaccgctccatccacccacggttgttgtcatcatccatgctaggtAGTAAAGCATGGTGGTCACACTTgaaaaggtttatcattccctcTCGggagattttgggggaatagagattcatcatatgagctagggttagctcctctccagtttcttGGTACAAACACCGAAGGCAAGCAATCGTCCTTAACACtaaaggacttacctgtgccaagcaCACTTGGTAGTGAAGGCAAAACATCGCGAttacggaatcaagctctccgctaaaagaaaacgcacccaaagtaaagggatacatgaAGAAATATATAAAACCTtctttgggaagggtcactcTCTCCGATAAATCAGGAGCAATAATATTTAACTCAGGGAAATGACAGTCCTCCTTCATAGCAGGAATACTGGAAAGGCGAATGGAAGAAGGTTATCTACTaacggcccatgtacgagggttagcagtagtaAATTTCTCTTCAAGATCCTTCGAAatactaagccttcttgggatgatggaacccactaTTAGAGGAACAGAATCCTCAGTTTTGTTCTTGCCCTTTGAAGAACAGCACGttttgaagaagaagccattggaaTAGAAGGTAGAAAAATTTCTGGTTCGAAGAAGATCAGAGAAAATTGAGAAACAAAGATGCAAGTTAGAAGTTTGAGAAATTATAAAGTATATAAGAGGAggatgatgcgtataagtaaaattttggcggctaaattcatggccatgattacctcgataatcgacaaaagttgtgctgaatcgtAGAATGACGCATGTCCGaacattaaatgcggagaggcAGGCGTCTAATCAACCATCACTGGCCTTCaaaaggaattatagtaatttctgccgaaagagtatttctaccaactttccggtaataCAAAGTTATGCTATCGGAAAGCAGGGGGATTATCTGTATAGAGAAAAATACGACATGACACGTGGCCGCTTAAAAGAAGGACATATAGAACACAAGATGGAGATGGCCACCGAACATAGCTATtctgcttgtcaccggaagggataATGATCATAAAAGGAGTAGTAAATATTTTGCGCCCGGTAATATTTAATACAGAATATTTTGTAGCATTAAGGATGATGGCATGCTACAAGAAATTTGGTATTTATGTCTAacattacatcttcatcaatgaccctcataattgacattaaagaagggcatgatcatAGGACTTCTTTCCCTAGACATAACTGTAAATAGAGAGCTCAATTATCATTGTAAGGCATGAATTTTCTGGCTAACTGACATTATATTCTATACAGCATTTTAATACAAGTTTATTCTCTcgcttttgatctcatcattgttgtgcccgaaaaCCTTCTTTCCGGACTCATTAGCTctgttgtttcatctacattctaaggctaagtattttatatttcatcagttatttcattactttttggatcaaattaattcacttatctagaaaccacgaacaaattcaactataccgtttttcgggtaaacaatagtAATATATTGCAAATATATAGCTAATATCTTATTAACTTGAAGTACCAGTAACGATATAATTTATAATATTAGTATGTGAAGTTAAACACTTGTCTTTTAAGACTATTATACTTAAAGAAAAagtgaaaaggaaaaagaaaattagCTTTTTTCATATTTGTATTCAGTTAAAAAGTTTAAGGCTTGTTATTAATTTGGCTTTAGGACACTaattttattaattgaaattgaatAACTCACTTTCTTgatcaaaattttgaaaaatacaaGGCTTAGATGTCTAACCTCGAGAGTTTTGACCCTTGCAAGAATATCTTCAGGCACCTCGTATTTCTGTCCATTTCCCTTTCCCTTCTTTTGTCTGCGCGAAGATCAGCTGTTTTGACTAAAGTTGTCCATCTATCCGGTAAGATAACAAAGCAATCCGTTGAAATAGAATAAAATTGTTTCTTGATCCGAATTTTAAATAAGGAAAAGGAAGTGGCTCAAGGGGAGCCTATTAAAGCCTTTTCTTTAGGCCTCAATATTTTGAGACTCCAAAAAATTATAATAGTGAATTTTAAGATTTTGTTTACTTAGATAATATTGAAacttttagaaaaataaaaaaaaaaacggAACCTTCacaagagaaagaaagaaagaatgtcTTTTTTTCTTTAACAATAACTATGCCtcagtcaaaataaatttggggatTGTCTTCTTtttaatagaaaaaatattttagaattttGAATTAAACTACTTAAATTTTTatattagtaaaaaaaaattacaacaaCATCCAAGGTAATATATTGCAAATACATGGCTAACATGAAGTAACATTaacgatataataataatattgctATGTTTAAGTTAAAGACTTATCTTTTAAGACTATTATACTATAAgcaaaaagtaaaaaagaaaaagataaagaaaaagaaagactACATTAACTTTTTCTATATTTGTATTGAGTTAAAAAGTTTAAGGCCTCTTATTAAATTTATCTTTAATCCACTATTTTTATTAGTCGCTCTTGACGGTTATGTAATATCACAGTTACCTCCTTACATCCAATAACAAACCAGTACATGATAAAGTAGCAAACTGTAACTacatagaaaaaaaaaatataacatatGATGACGCAACTATGAACTAATATAAAAGTTAACCTCCTTGGTATTCACATATTACATAACACCTAATTCGGATTTCAACTCAATGTCTAATTTGATCCCAGGCAATGGGATATGATGTGACAAGTTACCTTTAAAGTTTGATCTTGTGAACCATTTATTGATATAGTCAATACAAGTGACTCCACCATCATGTCCATCCAAATTTGAGTCAACTTGAGTGGAGTCCGAGGTTCCAATCTAAAAAAACATGCACGATCATTTCAAACATGTCATGTTAATGTTGTGAACAAGTTTATCCCAGTGGAGAATGAGGAAGATAAGGGAAAAACCCTAACCTTCACAATTCTGAGAGATACACTGACAAACTTATTTGTATTTTCTGGATCAAATGTGACTTGCATCACCTTATTGGAATGACCAGGATAATAACACCAAGAAATTATAGTGTAGCataataaaattttgaagaaTTAAGTCAAATAGCCACCCATCTAATcgcttaaaattaaaaatagtCGGCCGATATATAATATACGACAAAGGGTCTGATATGCCCCTCTACTATCATCAATAGTTTAAATAAGCCCTCTGTTATACTATTAGAGCAACAAAGCCCCTGGCGTTATACTATTAAACACAAATACCCTTATTTTAATAGATGGGCACCAAAATCATCCGGTTAGATTTAGTATAGATCCGACCTAACCCATTACCCAACCCGACCCAACCCTTCTCTAAAATATGGACTGTCACAGACCATTTGGTCAATTTCCCTCTTTCTTTTCACTCTCTAGAAGCTCTAAGAGACCGGCGATAGTGGTGACTCCAAACTGTCGATTTCATATGATCTTGGTGTAAAGGTCAGTCTTTTCTTTTGCTTGATTTTAGTATTTGTTGATCGATTTTGCTGATTGCTTGTtatattattcttatttttgtGGTCTAGGATTTCGGTTTGGACAATATCTAGGCTTTATCTTTCATTTTTATGTATATACTTTATAGTTTGTCTTCTTATAGTTGTTGCATGTTTCAGTTTTGAGGTGGTCCCGATTTGTAGTGGTTGCATGCTTTAGTTATGCTAATAAATTCGTATGGGTATATATCAAGGTCGATTTATTGTCTTCTGGTTTAGAGTTTTTTCTCAAAGGTGGTTTCTTAAGTGGATTATGATTTGTTTTTTGTCTTACTGGGAAAATGTGTTAGTTTTCTGTGATGTTGACTAAGATTTAGTGCTTTTTATTTGTTTATTAGCTAAGGTGGTCCTAAATGTAGGACCCTTGGTTTAGTGCATCTTTGCTCTCTTTATCAATTTTTTATGAAGGGGTGGCCCATAAACTGAACTTTTTATGGATTCTTTTGtacatgttgtatttctttattcaTGAGACTCTCTGTCTCACATGTCATTTTCTGCCTAGATTTATTCCTCTATTTTTACTTTCAGCTTATATTGGTTCTTTTACTGTTTGCTAACCATTGTTATTTGCTATATTTACTAGATTATTGGAGATGGTCTTAGTTGATTTAATATTCAATTATGAAGGTGAATGGGTTACACATCCTAAAGTTGTGTACACAAAGAATAAACTGCACACTTTGTCAGGGTATGATTCAGACTTGATTTCTTATATAGATatagaatctgaattcatagTTGAGCTAGGGTTTGTAGGGGTTCAACAACTTATAGTTGCTGGACCTTCTAGTAAATTGTATAAGGTTCAAGGGGATGTGGGGATTAGACAGTTGATATCCTTGCTTTCTAATGAATATAATGTAGTGAACCTATATGTTGTGGATGAATGTGACCCCCATATTGAGTGTATTCCCGGTATTGTTGATTATAGTAAATCATATCCTTGTTTGGATGAGGCTGGTACTGACTATAGCTTGAGTGAATTAGGATCTGACTCTAGTTCTGATTCTGAGGGATGTGATTCTGAAGGATATGATTCTGAAGAATTACATTtactcaaaacacacaaaaaaaagacATAACTGAGAATCTGAATGATTACAAGGAGATATATAAAGGCATGGCCTTTAAGGACATACCAGAAGCTAGGAAGTTAATGAAGTTGTATGCTCTAGCCAACAAGAAAGTCTTAAAATTGAGGAAGAGTGAACCAATGAGGGTTAGGTATAGATGCATTGTGGGTTATCCCTTTGTTTGTTTAATATCCAAAGATGGTAATGCAAGGGTTACTATAAAGACATTAGAGTCATAACATAATTATGGCACTGCATATGATAATAGTACAGTTGATTTCAATACTATTACATATTACTTTAAGGGAAAGCTACAGGATAATCCTAAGTATAAGGTAAGGGAGATGGTACTTGATTTGAAaaagatttttgagttaaatgtGAGTCATGAGAAGTGCAAGAGGGCAAAAAGAATAATATTGGAGACCTTAGATGGGAGTTTTGCAGATGAGTACAACAAACTTGATGCTTATGCCATTGAATTGAGGAGAGTAATCCAGGCAGTGATGTACTGATTAACATTTCAAAAAATGCACTTGAAAATGGGAAAAGAAGATTCTTGAGGATGTATGTTTGTTTCAAAGCTATGAAGATGGGTTTCAAGTTAGGGTTAAGACCATTTATTGGTGTAGATGGCATATTTTTAAAAGGGAAAGCGAAGGGTCAATTGCTAGTTGCTGTTGGACAGGATGCACAAAATCATTTTTATCCTTTGGCATGAGCAGTTGTTGATAAGGAGACAAAGCATTCTTGGAACTGGTTCCTACAATTACTTCAGGGATCTCTAGACCTTAAGGAATGAGAAGGAATCACCTCTATGTCAGACATGCAAAAGGTACTTCTATCCAGTTTTTGTTTCTGAATTTTTATTCTTTCTGTTGTCATCTGCTTCTGTCCAGTTTTTGTTTCTGAATTTTTTCTTTCTGCATGTTTTCTGAATTTGTTATAGGGATTAATTGAGGCAATTAAAACTGTTCTACCACAAGCACATCATAGGGTTTGTGTTAGACATATCGAGGCTAACTGGTGCAAGACATACAATACTGGAGAAAGCAAAAAACTGCTTTGGTGATGTTCATGGTGCACTTATGAAGAAGACTTCAAAGACCAACTAAGCAAGCTAGGAGAGTTGAACAAGGATGCAACAAAAAGTTTATTGAAGTACCCACCACAGTCTTGGTGTAGAGCTTATCTAGATACATTTTGCAAGAATCAGTCAGTTGATAACAATTTGACTGAATCATTTAATTCATGGATTTTGGAAGCAAGGCAAAAGCCAATCATTAAGATGTTGGAAGATATTAGACTCAAAGTTATGAACATGATAACAAAACATGAAGTTGAAGCTAGTACATGGAGTAATGAGTTTAGTCCAAAGAGCCTAGAACTATACAATGAATTCATGGAGATTACTCAAATGTGTAAAGTTAATTCCAATGGAGAAGGAGGATATAAAGTTAGTGAAGGGTCTGACAAGCATTGTGTCAACTTAAGCATAAAGAAGTGCACCTGTAGGGCATGGGACCTTACAGGAATCCCATGCCCTCATGCTATTAGAGTTATACTTCACAACAGGGGTGACCCTTTGACAGAGATGCACTGGTGGTACATTAAGGAGGCATTTTTACTTACTTATAGATATAAGCTTCAACCTGTTAGAGGAGaaaaattttggaaaattgaCCCATCACAAGCAATGGAACCCCCAGAGTTGGTGAAGTTGGCTGGCTGGCCAAAAGTTAAGAGGGATAGGCAGAAGGATGAGGCAGTTAAAAGGCAAGGAGTGTGGTCACAGTCCAGAAAAGGTAGAGTCATGACTTGTGACAAATGTGGACAACCAAACCATAATGCAAGAACTTGTGCTCAGGTAATCTACAATTTGCATATATGTTGAACTTGTACCTATTTATGTTTTCTAACTTTGTTTTTTAATAGCAACCAAAGGGAAATCAGCTAAGCAAGGGAAAATAACCTTTGAAAAGGACAAGAACTTTGTTAGATTCTGAAACAGAAGATGAAATACATTGTTCAGCACCACAAATGACTCAATCAAGTCAGGAAAATGGTCAATCAAGTATGGTTCCAAATTTCTCAGAGATGGAACATGATGAAAATGTTGTGGTTAGGCCAATGGTGATATCAGAAGTCAAGATAAGACTTCAACTGAGGCAGCAAGTAAACTTACCAGCTGGGACAAGATCAATCAACTTTACTGGTGATCACACTGGTGTTAGTGAGCCCACAGATCTTCCATATTCACCAGCATGCTTGATGTGGAAGGGTAAAGCAGCTACAACTTCAAATCAGTTAGAAAAACAAAGGCAACAGAAGATTGGGAAGCTGCAGATAAGAAAAGGAAAATGATCAAGTTGTTTTTATGTAGTTTTGTGTTTATTTTGGGATGTAATTACTGCAAACTTAATCACAGTCTCCTGTTTAATATTCTGTTAATATCGGTATTGGTAACTGAATTGGATGTCATAGTATGATTTTGGTTGTGTTAGTTTTTGGGATTATAGTTAGACATCCAATCATCAGTTTCACCTACTAACTTTACTATTTTTGGTGATATGTAATTACTGCATTGACAGTATTTCTGATATGTAATTACTGCATTGGTGATAACTATCCAGATTTTACTGCATTGGTGATATGTAAAATGAATTTACTGCATTAAAGTGATGCCCAGATTTTTACTGTTAGTGAATTGCCCAATTTTTTAGCATTAGAGCCATAACTGCCCAGTTTTTTCTGTTAAAATCCACATTATTCTATTCTGTTAAATTGGGCATTAACATGCCATATGAAAAACTATATTTAGTGATTACAACCAAGCTGACCAACACAATAAATTCGAAAATGAAAGGTATACTGCACTACACAAAATGCCATAGTGCACTACACAAAATGCATTCATGAAAATTTGGATTACAACCAAGATGACCAACTTTTTCCATTCATGAAAATCTGGATTTTACAATAGTTAACTTCATCAAAACCCTACTGCACTACATAAAATGAAAAATTCATTTCATCAACAATGCCACAACACATCCGACTAACAGTGCAAATACAACCATAATGAACATCTTCATGTGAATAACTTTCACTTCCATCTCCCTTGCTTTATTCACTTCAACATCATTTATAGCCTCCAAAACATCAACTTTTCCATCAATTTGTCTCTTTCAAGCTTGCACACATCCAACAACATATTCAGCGTCCTAATTTTGACATTGGCAGCATCTAATTTAGATTGAAATCATTGATTACTGTCAACGCTTTGTTCGGGAGGGATTCGTCTTGCCATTCTCAATATCCACATGACTCGTTCTTACAAATACAATCAATAACTATGTTAAAGAGCAGAAAAAATAAAACTTTAAATGCATCGACGAGTAATGAATCACCAACGAAATTCACACTTACTTTAGGTTTAACACATTTGTAAAATCTCCTTCCGGGGTTGTTTGTAGTCGTCGAAGTGAAATTATTCGCAATCTCCCCACAGTAGCACCTCTTTCTCGATGTAACACTAGAACTAGACATCGAACTAAGACTATCAGATGTGTTGGTCGAAGAAGAACAAAGAAATTTGAATGAGAAGTTATAGCATTTGAGTTATGGAAGAGAGGGAGGGACATATGCAGTTATGAGTGAACATATTAGGGTTCACACACTAATAAGGGTGAAGGGTCTAGTATTTTAGGGTCGGGTTGGGTAATGGGTTGGGTCGGATCTATACTATATTTAACCGAATGATTTTGGTGTTGCCACGTGGTCCATCTGTTAAAATAAGGGTATTTGTGTTTAATAGTATAACGGCAGGGGCTTTGTTACTCTAATAGTATAACTGAGGGCTTATTTAAACTATTGATTATAGTAGAGGGACAGATCAGACCCTTTTtcgtataatatatgtataattcatgtgtaatatatgtataaatatatataatcaAGTATAATTTATgtactagaaaaagtaaacattgAATATGGTCGTCTATTTATAAATAGCCGGCCAGATTCaatatttactttttctaaccgGTATACATAGGTTATGCATTGATTATACATGTACAAATAGCTGTCCAGATTTaatgtttattttttctagccgctttatatatatattatacattgattatacacagtTATACATATATTACACGTGaagtatacatatattatacatccacCAGCTATATTTAATTTGAGAGATTAGGTGGATGACTATTTGGGTTATGAATTAACTTAAATAGCTGCATACCCATATGCTTAAACTTAAATTAGCCGGctgatatataatatatgtataatccatatataatatgtgtataatcgtgTATAGTtattgtataatatatgtatacttGCTAGAAAAATAAACAGTCAATTTTaatggctatttgtgtaaagatccctagatatttttctaaaaaatttgTAAGCTCACGAATTTTATCCCAATCAAACTCAATAATTTGATCGGCAGGGTTAGCATTATGTGCGTTAATAGCCATTTGTATAGGCAACCGATAGACATAAGCAACTTTTAGCATTTCGTAAGTAGAATTTCACCTAGTACAAACATCTTTTGGAACTTTTTTA
Encoded proteins:
- the LOC138907954 gene encoding uncharacterized protein, whose translation is MAFKDIPEARKLMKLYALANKKVLKLRKSEPMRVRYRCIVGYPFVCLISKDGNARGKLQDNPKYKVREMVLDLKKIFELNVSHEKCKRAKRIILETLDGSFADEYNKLDAYAIELRRGLIEAIKTVLPQAHHRVYFKDQLSKLGELNKDATKSLLKYPPQSWCRAYLDTFCKNQSVDNNLTESFNSWILEARQKPIIKMLEDIRLKVMNMITKHEVEASTWSNEFSPKSLELYNEFMEITQMCKVNSNGEGGYKVSEGSDKHCVNLSIKKCTCRAWDLTGIPCPHAIRVILHNRGDPLTEMHWWYIKEAFLLTYRYKLQPVRGEKFWKIDPSQAMEPPELVKLAGWPKVKRDRQKDEAVKRQGVWSQSRKGRVMTCDKCGQPNHNARTCAQQPKGNQLSKGK